A region of the Bacillota bacterium genome:
CATGACCTTGAAGAACTTGCCCGAATATGTTCCAATTTAGACGCTACTCTTGGGTGGGATGAACTCAACCTAGAGGAACTTACAGACTATGCTGTAGCATCTCGTTATGATGACGAATTCTGGCCGGAGCGAGATGTTGCCAAAAACGCCCTCTATAGGGCTGAAATAGTAAAAAGGGCTATATTACAGCGTTTGCCTCCAGAGGCCAGGCCTTAGGACAGAACACGTACGCAATGTACCGGGTCCTTTGCCAGGTCCTTGAATTATTCGGC
Encoded here:
- a CDS encoding HEPN domain-containing protein, whose product is MRDKYHLTKGWILKAESDLADARRTVASEGPFDTACFHSQQAAEKYLKAFLAYHGQPIPHTHDLEELARICSNLDATLGWDELNLEELTDYAVASRYDDEFWPERDVAKNALYRAEIVKRAILQRLPPEARP